The genomic DNA TCTCCTTCCCCGGCATTCTCGAGGTCGTCCGCGCCGCCCTCGACGCGCACTCGGGGGTTCCAGAGCCCAGCCTTGAGGACGTCCTCGCGGCGGAGCGGGACGCCCGGCGCCTCGCCCAGGAGCTCATCACCCGTCAGGGGGACGCGGCGTGAGTGTCCTCCTCTTCCTCGTCGGCGTCCTGCTCATCGCCCTGGGCGTCTTCGTCTCGGTGGTTCTCCACGAGTTCGGCCACTTCATCCCCGCGAAGCTCTTCGGCGCACGGATCCCGCAGTTCTTCTTCGGCGCGGGGCGCACACTGTGGTCCTTCCGACGGGGCGAGACCGAGTTCGGCATCAAGGCCATCCCGCTCATGGGCTACGTGCAGATCGTGGGAATGATCCCGCCCCGGCCCACCGACCCGGCGGGCACCGTCCCCGCCGCCACGACCTCCCTTCTCGGCCGCTTCGTCGAGGACACCCGGCAGGTGGACCTGGAGCAGGTCAAGCCCGGCGATGAAGACCGCCTGTTCTACCGGATGCCCGTCTGGAAGCGCGTGGTCATCATGCTCGGCGGGCCCCTCGTCAACCTGGTGGTCGGGACGGCGCTGATCCTCACGGCCGTCATGGGCTTCGGGATCGCTACGCCGACGACGACGGTGGCCGCCGTGTCCGAATGCGTCAAGACGGGGCCAGCAGCCCAGAACGACGGGGCCGGCTCGTGTGCGCCGGGCGACCCGAAGACGCCCGCCCTCGCGGCAGGGATCAAGCCGGGGGACCGCATCGTGGCCTTCGCCGGCGCGCGAGTGTCCGGGTGGAACGAGGCCCAGCAGGCGATTCGCGCTGCCGCCGGGACGCGCTCGCCCGTCGTCGTCGAACGCGACGGGAAGGAGGTCACGCTCGAGGTGACGCCGATCCGCTCCGCGCGCCCGGCCGTCGACGCCCTCGGCAAGCCCGTGACGGACGCGGCCGGCAAGCCCGTCTACACGGACGTGGGCTTCATTGGCGTGGCGCCGGTACAGACGATCCAGCCGGCCACGCTGGGGCAGGGCCTCGACATGACCGGAGAGAACATCAAGGCCGTCGCCAACGTGGTCCTGCACCTGCCGCAGCGGCTCTACCAAGTGGGGCGCGTGGCACTGGGGCTCGAGGAGCGGGACCCCAATGGGCCCATGAGCGTGGTCGGGGTCGGCAGGATCGGCGGCGAGATCACGGCCGACCACGAGATCCCGTGGAAGTCGAAGATCGCCTCGGTGATCATGATTGTGGGCAGCCTCAACATTGCGCTGTTCGTCTTCAACCTCATCCCGCTCACGCCGCTCGACGGCGGCAACATCGCCGCCGCCCTGTGGGACGGACTGCGGCGGCTGTGGGCCAAGATCCGGGGCCGCCACGCGCCCCCGCCGTTCGACACGGCCAAGCTCGCGCCGCTCTCCGCCGCCGTCTTCGGCGTGTTCGCGCTCATGAGCGTCCTGCTCATCTTCGTGGACCTGGTCCATCCCGTCTCGCTCCGATAGCGAAATCGCCACCGCCGGGCGGGAGCCCGGACTACGCTTGAATCAACCCGCCTTCACGAAGAGGAGCTCCCCTGATGACCTCGGTCAACCTCGGCATGCCCGCCGCCCCGCCGCCCGTTCTGGCCCCGCGCCGCAAGACGCGTCAGATCAAGGTGGGCAGCGTCGGCGTGGGCAGTGAATCGCCCGTGAGCGTCCAGTCCATGACGACGACCCCCACCACCGACATCAACGCGACCCTCCAGCAGATCGCCGAGCTCACGGCCTCGGGCTGCGACATCGTCCGCGTGGCCTGCCCCTCCCAGGATGACGCCGAGGCCCTCCCGATCATCGCCAAGAAGTCGCAGATCCCGGTCATCGCCGACATCCATTTCCAGCCGAAGTACGTGTTCGCTGCGATCGACGCCGGCTGCGCCGCCGTCCGCGTCAACCCCGGCAACATCCGGAAGTTCGATGACCAGGTCAAGGAGATCGCCAAGGAGGCCAAGGACGCCGGCGTCTCGATCCGCATCGGCGTGAACGCCGGTTCTCTCGACAAGCGCATCATGGAGAAGTACGGCAAGGCCACCCCGGAGGCCCTTGTTGAGTCGGCTGTCTGGGAGGCGTCCCTCTTCGAGGAGCACGACTTCCATGACTTCAAGATCTCGGTCAAGCACAACGACCCTGTCATCATGGTCCGCGCCTACGAGCTCCTCGCGGAGCGGGGCGACTGGCCCCTCCACCTCGGCGTGACCGAGGCCGGCCCCGCATTCCAGGGCACCATCAAGTCCGCGACCGCCTTCGGCGCGCTCCTCTCGCAGGGCATCGGCGACACGATCCGCGTCTCCCTCTCCGCTCCGCCGGCGGAGGAGGTCAAGGTCGGCCTGCAGATCCTCCAGTCGCTCAACCTGCGCGAGCGCAAGCTCGAGATCGTCTCCTGCCCGTCCTGCGGCCGCGCCCAGGTGGACGTGTACACGCTCGCCGATCAGGTCACTGCGGGCCTGGAGGGCATGGAAGTGCCCCTGCGCGTCGCTGTCATGGGCTGTGTCGTCAACGGCCCGGGCGAGGCCCGCGAGGCCGACCTCGGCGTGGCCTCCGGCAACGGCAAGGGCCAGATCTTCGTCAAGGGCGAGGTCATCAAGACCGTCCCCGAGGACCAGATCGTCGAGACGCTCATCGAAGAGGCCATGCGCATCGCCGAAGAGATGGGCGAGGACGCCCCCGAGGGCGCCCCCTCCGTCTCGGTCAGCTAGGGTGCATGCGGCCGTTCCGCCGGGGGAGCGCGCCCCGAGTTCGCGAGCTCACCGCCGCTGACGCACCGGCCCTTCGCGCGTATTGCGCAGGGGACCCGGTGGGGACCGCGCTCCTCCTCGACCGCCTTGCGGCTGCGGGGCACTCGGGGCGGACCTCGGCCGACGCCCGCTTCTACGCCCTCGTCGACGGCCCCGCGGGCGGCCCTGAGCCCCGGCTCAGCGCGGTCGCGTTCGCGGGCGTCAACGTCTTCCCTCACGGGGACTGGAGCCGCGCCTTGGGGCCCCTGGCGGAGAGGCTCTTCGCCCCGCACGAGCGCCGTCCCGCCTCGATCTACGGTCCTTCCTCGGCGGTCCTGCCGCTCTGGGACGAGCTGGAACGGGGCGGTTTGCGCGCTGCCGAGGAACGCCGCCACCAGCCCTTGC from Falsarthrobacter nasiphocae includes the following:
- the ispG gene encoding flavodoxin-dependent (E)-4-hydroxy-3-methylbut-2-enyl-diphosphate synthase, which encodes MTSVNLGMPAAPPPVLAPRRKTRQIKVGSVGVGSESPVSVQSMTTTPTTDINATLQQIAELTASGCDIVRVACPSQDDAEALPIIAKKSQIPVIADIHFQPKYVFAAIDAGCAAVRVNPGNIRKFDDQVKEIAKEAKDAGVSIRIGVNAGSLDKRIMEKYGKATPEALVESAVWEASLFEEHDFHDFKISVKHNDPVIMVRAYELLAERGDWPLHLGVTEAGPAFQGTIKSATAFGALLSQGIGDTIRVSLSAPPAEEVKVGLQILQSLNLRERKLEIVSCPSCGRAQVDVYTLADQVTAGLEGMEVPLRVAVMGCVVNGPGEAREADLGVASGNGKGQIFVKGEVIKTVPEDQIVETLIEEAMRIAEEMGEDAPEGAPSVSVS
- a CDS encoding M50 family metallopeptidase; translation: MSVLLFLVGVLLIALGVFVSVVLHEFGHFIPAKLFGARIPQFFFGAGRTLWSFRRGETEFGIKAIPLMGYVQIVGMIPPRPTDPAGTVPAATTSLLGRFVEDTRQVDLEQVKPGDEDRLFYRMPVWKRVVIMLGGPLVNLVVGTALILTAVMGFGIATPTTTVAAVSECVKTGPAAQNDGAGSCAPGDPKTPALAAGIKPGDRIVAFAGARVSGWNEAQQAIRAAAGTRSPVVVERDGKEVTLEVTPIRSARPAVDALGKPVTDAAGKPVYTDVGFIGVAPVQTIQPATLGQGLDMTGENIKAVANVVLHLPQRLYQVGRVALGLEERDPNGPMSVVGVGRIGGEITADHEIPWKSKIASVIMIVGSLNIALFVFNLIPLTPLDGGNIAAALWDGLRRLWAKIRGRHAPPPFDTAKLAPLSAAVFGVFALMSVLLIFVDLVHPVSLR